From a single Canis lupus baileyi chromosome 14, mCanLup2.hap1, whole genome shotgun sequence genomic region:
- the CLOCK gene encoding circadian locomoter output cycles protein kaput isoform X6 has product MTDGSIIYVSESITSLLEHLPSDLVDQSIFNFIPEGEHSEVYKMLSTHLLESDSLTPEYLKSKNQLEFCCHMLRGTIDPKEPSTYEYVKFIGNFKSLNSVSTSAHNGFEGTIQRTHRPSYDDRVCFVATVRLATPQFIKEMCTVEEPNEEFTSRHSLEWKFLFLDHRAPPIIGYLPFEVLGTSGYDYYHVDDLENLAKCHEHLMQYGKGKSCYYRFLTKGQQWIWLQTHYYITYHQWNSRPEFIVCTHTVVSYAEVRAERRRELGIEESLPETAADKSQDSGSDNRINTVSLKEALERFDHSPTPSASSRSSRKSSHTAVSDPSSTPTKIPTDTSTPPRPHLPSHEKMAPRRASFSSQSINSQSVGQSLTQPAMSQAANLPIPQGMSQFQFSAQLGAMQHLKDQLEQRTRMIEANIHRQQEELRKIQEQLQMVHGQGLQMFLQQSTPGLNFGSVQLSSGNSSNIQQLAPINMQGQVVQTNQIQSGMNTGHIGTTQHMIPQQTLQSTSSQQSQQNVLSGHSQQTSLPSQTQSTLTAPLYNTMVISQPAAGGMVQIPSSMPQNSTQSAAVTTFTQDRQIRFSQGQQLVTKLVTAPVACGAVMVPSTMLMGQVVTAYPTFATQQQQSQTLSVTQQQQQQSSQEQQLASVQQPSQAQLTQPPQQFLQTSRLLHGNPSTQLILSAAFPLQQSTFPQSHHQQHQSQQQQQLSRHRTDSVTDPSKVPPQ; this is encoded by the exons ATGACAGATGGAAGCATAATATATGTGTCTGAGAGTATAACTTCATTACTTGAACATTTACCA tctgaTCTTGTGGATCaaagcatatttaattttatccCAGAAGGGGAACATTCAGAAGTTTATAAAATGCTCTCTACTCATCTGCTGGAAAGTGATTCCTTAACccctgaatatttaaaat caAAAAATCAATTAGAATTCTGTTGTCATATGCTTCGAGGAACAATAGACCCAAAGGAGCCATCTACCTATGAATATGTGAAAtttataggaaattttaaatCCTTAAACAGTG TATCCACTTCAGCACACAATGGTTTTGAAGGAACTATACAACGCACACACAGGCCATCTTACGATGATAGAGTTTGTTTTGTAGCTACTGTGAGATTAGCTACACCTCAGTTCATCAAG GAAATGTGCACTGTTGAAGAACCTAATGAAGAGTTTACATCTAGACATAGTTTAGAATGGAAGTTCCTATTTCTAGATCACag GGCACCACCTATAATAGGATATTTGCCATTTGAAGTTCTGGGAACATCAGGCTATGATTACTATCATGTGGATGACCTAGAAAATTTGGCAAAGTGTCATGAGCACT taatgCAATATGGGAAAGGCAAATCATGTTATTATAGGTTCCTCACCAAGGGACAGCAGTGGATTTGGCTTCAAACTCATTAttacatcacttatcatcagtgGAATTCAAGGCCAGAGTTTATTGTTTGTACTCACACCGTAGTAAG tTATGCAGAAGTTAGGGCTGAAAGACGACGAGAACTTGGCATTGAAGAGTCTCTTCCTGAGACAGCTGCTGACAAA AGCCAAGATTCTGGGTCTGATAATCGTATAAACACAGTCAGTCTCAAGGAAGCCTTGGAAAGGTTTGATCACAGCCCAACCCCGTCTGCTTCCTCCCGGAGTTCAAGAAAATCATCTCACACAGCAGTCTCAGACCCTTCCT CAACACCAACAAAGATCCCAACGGACACAAGCACTCCTCCCAGACCACATTTACCATCTCATGAAAAGATGGCGCCAAGGAGGGCATCATTTAGTAGTCAG TCCATAAATTCCCAGTCTGTTGGTCAGTCGTTAACACAGCCAGCGATGTCTCAAGCTGCAAATTTACCAATTCCACAAGGCATGTCCcag TTTCAGTTTTCAGCTCAACTAGGAGCCATGCAGCATCTAAAAGACCAATTAGAGCAACGAACACGGATGATAGAAGCAAATATTCATCGACAACAAGAAGAACTAAGAAAAATTCAGGAACAACTTCAAATGGTCCATGGTCAAGGGCTGCAA atgtttttacaACAATCAACCCCTGGTTTGAATTTTGGTTCTGTTCAACTTTCTTCTGGAAATTCATCTAACATCCAGCAACTCGCACCTATAAATATGCAGGGCCAGGTCGTTCAAACTAACCAAATTCAAAGTGGAATGAATACTGGACACATTGGCACAACTCAACATATGATACCACAGCAGACTTTACAGAGTACATCAAGTCAG CAGAGTCAACAAAATGTACTGAGTGGGCACAGTCAGCAAACTTCTCTTCCCAGTCAGACGCAGAGCACTCTCACAGCGCCGCTCTATAACACTATGGTGATCTCTCAGCCGGCAGCCGGAGGCATGGTCCAGATTCCATCCAGCATGCCGCAGAACAGTACCCAGAGCGCCGCAGTAACTACATTCACTCAGGACAGACAGATCAG ATTTTCTCAAGGTCAGCAGCTCGTGACCAAATTAGTAACTGCGCCTGTAGCTTGTGGGGCAGTGATGGTACCTAGCACAATGCTCATGGGTCAGGTGGTGACCGCCTACCCTACTTTTGCTACACAACAGCAGCAGTCACAGACACTGTCAGTCacacaacagcagcagcagcagagctcCCAGGAACAGCAGCTCGCTTCAGTTCAGCAACCGTCTCAGGCTCAGCTGACCCAACCACCGCAGCAGTTTTTACAG ACTTCAAGGTTGCTCCACGGGAATCCTTCAACTCAGCTTATCCTCTCTGCTGCGTTTCCACTACAACAGAGCACTTTCCCTCAGTCGCATCACCAGCAGCACCAGTCTCAGCAACAGCAGCAGCTGAGCCGGCACAGGACTGACAGTGTGACCGATCCTTCCAAGGTTCCGCCACAGTAG